A window of Kocuria sp. TGY1127_2 genomic DNA:
ACCCTCCAACGACGCCCTCGAGGACGCCCTGAACAGGTTGTGCATGCCCTTGGTGTTCTCCGCGAGCAAGGTCATGTGTGTATAAGCACCGCCGCCCGAGACGTCGTTGCGACCGCCATCGGCGAACTTCACACGCGTTCGATCTTGGCGGGCGGTACCAGGCGTCACATACGCTTCTACGCCGATAATCGGTTTGATGCCCGCGTTGCGTGCCTTGTTCCAGAAGTCGAACGCGCCGAAGAGGAACCCGTGGTCCGTGGTGGCCATCGAGCTCATGCCCAGCTCGTGGGCATGCTCGAACAGATCATCCAATCGCGCCGCACCGTCGAGCATCGAGTACTCGGTATGGACGTGGAGATGGGTAAAGTCTTTGGAATTAGCCGCGGAAGTCACTTCATCATTTTAGGGCTTCTAGGAGCCCAGAGCATCCCCGCTGCGCATCGACTCGACGGCGAACCTCAGATCAGGCGGGTATTCGCTCTCGAACTCGACGTAACGTCCGGTACCGGGATGGTCGAATCCCAAACGATGGGCGTGAAGCCATTGTCGGGTCAGCCCAAGTCGTGCGGAGAGTTTGGGGTCCGCACCGTACGTCAGGTCCCCGCAACAGGGGTGATTGAGCGCGGAGAAATGAACGCGGATCTGGTGGGTTCTGCCCGTCTCCAAGTGAACCTCTGCCAGGGACGCAGGACCGTAAGCCTCGATGACCTCGTAGTGGGTTACGGAGTCCCGCCCGTCTTCGACGACGGCGAATCGCCATTCGTGTCCCGGGTGCCTCCCGATTGGAGCATCGATAGTTCCATGGAGCGGATCCGGTATACCCTGGATCATCGTGTGATAGACCTTGGTCACGGTCCGCTCTTTGAACGCGCGTTTGAGCGACGAATAGGATTTCTCGTTCTTGGTCACGACCATGAGCCCGGACGTTCCGACGTCGAGTCGGTGCACAATGCCCCGGCGCTCGGCAGCTCCCGAAGTGGAAATGCCGACCCCGGCCGCGGACAGCGCGCCCACGACCGTCGGCCCGTGCCACCCCGGCGACGGATGCGCAGCGACCCCGGAAGGCTTGTCCACGACGACGATGTCCGAGTCTTCGTGCACAATGCGGAAGCCGTCCACGCTCTCGGGAACGACACGGACCTTGTCATTGGGGTCCGGGACGTCCGCTGTGATCGACGCGCCTTCGGGAACCCTCAAGGATTTGACGGCCTTGATGGGCCGCCCCTGAGATGTGACCTCAACGCACCCCTCCGCGCACCATGTCGCTGCGGCCGAGCGAGATTGACCCGTCCGGTTGGCGAGGAAAGCGTCGAGTCGGGTCCCTGCGTCGTCCGCAATGACTGTCCATTCGTGCTGCCCTATGATGTATTCGCTCACGCGGTGTCCTCCCGTTCGGTGTCTTCTTGCCGAAATTCCGTTGCGCCCTCCAACGGAACACCGCGGAACAGAAGAATCGCCAGCACCACGATGCTCACGCAAATGCACGAGTCCGCGATGTTGAAGATTGCGTAATGGGGCACGGAAATGAAATCGACAACATGCCCCCGGCCGAAGCCGGGTTCCCGGAAAAGCCGATCCGTGAGGTTGCCGAGGACTCCGGCCAGCAAGCCGAAAAGACCGAGAATCCAGCCGCGTGTACGGGCCTTGGGAAGATAATAGAGAATCACCACGGCCACGATTGCCATGATGATCGTGAAGATCCAGGTCACCGACTCCCCCATTGAGAAAGCCGCACCGGGGTTCCGTATGAACCTCCACCACAGTAGACCGTCCACGACGGGGACAGCTTGTCCCTCCGTCATATGGGTGACCACTGCGTACTTCGTGATCTGATCCAGAACATACAGAACCACCAGGAGGACGAGACCGAGAACCCTATGGGCGCGAAACCGCCCGGATGACAAGGAAACAGCGGCTCGGTCGCTCACGATGGGTGGTACTCCTCAGGATTCTTCAGTGGTGGCCCGGCGGGGAGGGAACCTCGATCGCCCAGGCCCGACCGGGATTTAATTCGCGAACGGGGCCAGCAGAACGATTCTGCTGACCCCGTTCCTTCAGAACACGTGCGGGCCGAAGCCCTCGGTTCAGCGGGTCTGGGTCGGCTCGACGCGCGGAGAATTCTCCAAATCCGTGAGCTTGCCCTCCAAGTAGGACTTGAGCTCGCGGCGGTACTTCGTCTCGAAACTGCGCAATGTCTCTACGTCGGTCTCCAAGTTGGTCTTGGATTCCTCGAGAGAAGCCAGGATCTCCGAGCGCTTGGCCTCCGCCTCGCTGAGCAGCGAGTTCGCGGTGGTCTGTCCTTCCTCGATGAGGCGCGCCTTTTCGGACTCGCCCTGGGACACGTAGTCGTCGTGCAGACGCTGAGCCATTGCGATGACGGCTGCGGCCGAGGCCGCGGATTCGTTGGACTGGCCCGAAACGTTGTTCTCCCGTACAGAGGATTCCGAGGTGGTCTCGGCGGAAGCCTGGGCTGCGGTCGTTCCCGAGCCCGGCTGGTCGGAGCCCGATTTCTCGGCGGCCGTCGGAACCTGTTCATTGGTCGGGTGGATCTCGGAATCGAGGTTCTCCGGTTCAACGTCGGAGGACGAATCCGGTTCGACGTTCAGGGCCGCCACCGAGGCTGCATCGGAGGTCTCGGCGGCCGAGGTCTTGTTGCCCTGAGAACCGGCCGCGGAAGAGACGGATCCGGAGTCCGGGTCGATGCCGGCTTCTTCGAGCTTCTGACGGAGATCGTCATTTTCCTTGTTGAGGCGTCGCAGCTCGGAGACAACCTCGTCCAGGAAGAGGTCCACCTCTTCCTGGTCGTACCCCTCGCGGAATTTGGTGGGTTGGAAGGTCTTGTTGATGACCTGTTCCGGGGTCAATGCCATGAAATACACCTCTTATCTTGTCGATGCGGCAGCAGTCGCACCGTACGCCTAAACGGGACGTCCCCCACAGAGGGCGTCCATAACTCATTGTGCCTGCAGCCAAAACCGTAAATGTCTGGCACGCACCTGGATCACATCCTAACGACTCAGGTGCGAGGGTATGAGAAATTTCTGGATATACGCTGAGCGCCAAATCGAATGGCATTCAGGTGGGTGGTCGCCCCACCCTTACATCAGCATAGAGCCGAGAGACGAACCGACGATGGCACGCACGATGCTCAGGGCGACCAGCAACACCAGGAAGCCCATGTCTAGCGAGACGGTTCCGATACGCAACGGCGGAATCCACTTTCGCATGAGCCGCATCGGCGGGTCCGTCACGGTATAGACGGTCGAGGCGAAGATCAGGGCCACGCCTTTGGGGCGCCAGAAGCGGGCGAAAGTCTGAACCCAGTCCAGGATCAGCCTGAACATCAGCACCAGGAACGCCAGATACAAGACGAAGTCAACGATGGCGAGGGCCGAGATCAACTGGACGTACCTTTCTTATGCCTGACAGGAATGATGGGAATGACGATCAGCTCTGGTCGAACAGCGAGTCGTCGACCGCGGGAGCCGAGGACGACACATCCTCGGAAGCCAGTACTTCGAGGTTAGCCGGCGTCAGCAGGAAAACTTGTTCTGTCACACGCTCGATGCTCCCATTGAGGGCAAAAGTCAAGCCTGAGGAGAAATCAACCAGTCGCTTGGCCTCCGCAACATCCATGTCCGTGACGTTCATGATCACGGGGATATTGTTTCGGAAAGATTCTCCGATCACCTTTGCATCGTTGTAGGAGCGCGGGTGAATGGTGGTGATGCGTCGCAATTCGTTGTCGCTTTCGGTCTGTGCCGCGGCACGGTTGATCGGGGTGACGGGAGCCCGGTAGTCTTCAGGCTCTTCGTCCCTGGCGGGCTCGAGTTCTCGGCGGGCCGGAGCTGCGGAGGATTCCGGACGACGTCGCGCCGTCGCGGCTTCCTGTCGAACCTCACGTTCGCGCGGACCGCGGGACCCAGCATCCTGCCGGACCCCTTGATCCTCGGCCGGACGCTGGCGAGAAGGGGCTTCGCTCCGCGTAGCCAGTGCAGCCGAACCGCCGTCGATCTCACGCGGGGCGCGTTCCTCGTAGTGGACATGCGGCTGAGCCGCGGTGTCAGCCTCAGCGCGGCGCTGTTGCGCCGCGGGTTGAGCCTCGTACCCGTCGTCGGCAAGGCCCAGAAAGACCATTGCCTGGCGCAGTGTTCCGGCCATGTGAACTCCTCGAGAATCGTTCGTTGAGACGGGCGCTACCCGCCAATGGGACCATTATTCCCATCGACAAGGGAAATTGCAGGGGGCAACACGCCAAATCCAGTGAATACTCAGTTGTGGGGCGGGCGTTGACCCATGATCGCACTGCCGACGCGCACGCTGGTCGAACCCCATCGTATCGCTTCGCTCATATCGGCGCTCATCCCCGAAGAGATCTTCCACGCCTGCGGATATGTCTGCCGAAGTTTGACGCTCAGCCCCCACAGCTTCTCGAAGGCCCTCGCCGGGTCCTCGCCGAGTGGTGCAACGGCCATCAGGCCGCCGAGCACGAGCCCATCGGTCGCCGCAATGCGGTCGGCGATTGCTTCGAGGTCCTGCGGGTCGGCACCGCCACGGGCTCCCTGAGCCGCAGCTCCCGGGGTTGCTGCGGCATCGTCGAGGCCCACTTGGACCAAACATTCGAGGCCACCGCGCGAGGCCGCCGCCGGTGCCGGCCCTTCCTCCGCTTCGAACCGCTCCGTCGCGGTGCGATAGGCCTTCCCCAAAGCGTTGACCAGTGAGATCCGATCGATTGATTGCACGCTCGAGGCATATTTGACCACGGACTTGGCCTTATTGGACTGCAACTGCCCTATATAGTGCCAAGCCGGCGGATCTTCTGACGTGTACTGGCTGAGCTCGAAAGCTTTGGCGGAGGCCTCCTGGTCACGGTTCTCCCCGAAAGAGCGCACCCCGGAGTCGTAGAGCGCGGCCGCATCCGATGCCGGAAAAAATTTGGTCACCACAATGAGCTCGACGTCCCGTGAGGACGAGCGGACATCATCGGGCGCCTCCGCGGCCAATCTTTCAACATCAGCTTGAACGCGAGCATATGCATCGGCTAGCTCGTGACAGCGTTCGGGCGAGTACGCCAGACTATCCATCAGCTCTGAATCCTTCCGTGTCCTGGAATTCCGATGATAGTTGAGGGGGTCCGGCTCGCTCAGGTTCCGGGAGTCCAGACGAGCCCCGCGATACGGCCTCGACCCGGGGCGCGTCGGTGAGAATACAGACCTTCGTCCTCGTAAGTGCACTCGTTCAGGACTTCCCGATGCACCTCGACTCCCAAACCTTCAAGCTGGGCTTGCGCCGCAGCAGGCAGGTCCAGCCCCGGCGTATTCCATCGCGTCGTTGCGGCGATGCCGGGATGCCCGGGAGCCGAAGCCTCGAGCATCTGACGAGGGACTTCGTAACACCGACCACAAATCGCGGGGCCCACCCAGGCGTGAATCTGACGCATGCCCAGTTCGTGGAGGGCCTCCACTACGTTCGGAAGCACGCCGGCCAACAACCCCTTGCGGCCGGCATGAGCGACACCGAAGGTCGAGTCATGTTCGGTCGTCAGGACGATGGGCAGGCAGTCTGCCGTCATGATCGCCAGAGGACGGCCAGTCGCCGTGACGGCCGCGTCGGCCACCGGAGCGAGCTCACGTTCTTGGTGCGGAGTCAGGCCGGGTGGTATTACGGGCGCGTCGTCGGCTCGGGCCAC
This region includes:
- a CDS encoding RluA family pseudouridine synthase — protein: MSEYIIGQHEWTVIADDAGTRLDAFLANRTGQSRSAAATWCAEGCVEVTSQGRPIKAVKSLRVPEGASITADVPDPNDKVRVVPESVDGFRIVHEDSDIVVVDKPSGVAAHPSPGWHGPTVVGALSAAGVGISTSGAAERRGIVHRLDVGTSGLMVVTKNEKSYSSLKRAFKERTVTKVYHTMIQGIPDPLHGTIDAPIGRHPGHEWRFAVVEDGRDSVTHYEVIEAYGPASLAEVHLETGRTHQIRVHFSALNHPCCGDLTYGADPKLSARLGLTRQWLHAHRLGFDHPGTGRYVEFESEYPPDLRFAVESMRSGDALGS
- the lspA gene encoding signal peptidase II; this translates as MSDRAAVSLSSGRFRAHRVLGLVLLVVLYVLDQITKYAVVTHMTEGQAVPVVDGLLWWRFIRNPGAAFSMGESVTWIFTIIMAIVAVVILYYLPKARTRGWILGLFGLLAGVLGNLTDRLFREPGFGRGHVVDFISVPHYAIFNIADSCICVSIVVLAILLFRGVPLEGATEFRQEDTEREDTA
- a CDS encoding DivIVA domain-containing protein, whose protein sequence is MALTPEQVINKTFQPTKFREGYDQEEVDLFLDEVVSELRRLNKENDDLRQKLEEAGIDPDSGSVSSAAGSQGNKTSAAETSDAASVAALNVEPDSSSDVEPENLDSEIHPTNEQVPTAAEKSGSDQPGSGTTAAQASAETTSESSVRENNVSGQSNESAASAAAVIAMAQRLHDDYVSQGESEKARLIEEGQTTANSLLSEAEAKRSEILASLEESKTNLETDVETLRSFETKYRRELKSYLEGKLTDLENSPRVEPTQTR
- a CDS encoding YggT family protein produces the protein MISALAIVDFVLYLAFLVLMFRLILDWVQTFARFWRPKGVALIFASTVYTVTDPPMRLMRKWIPPLRIGTVSLDMGFLVLLVALSIVRAIVGSSLGSMLM
- the sepF gene encoding cell division protein SepF, producing the protein MAGTLRQAMVFLGLADDGYEAQPAAQQRRAEADTAAQPHVHYEERAPREIDGGSAALATRSEAPSRQRPAEDQGVRQDAGSRGPREREVRQEAATARRRPESSAAPARRELEPARDEEPEDYRAPVTPINRAAAQTESDNELRRITTIHPRSYNDAKVIGESFRNNIPVIMNVTDMDVAEAKRLVDFSSGLTFALNGSIERVTEQVFLLTPANLEVLASEDVSSSAPAVDDSLFDQS
- a CDS encoding YggS family pyridoxal phosphate-dependent enzyme, with amino-acid sequence MDSLAYSPERCHELADAYARVQADVERLAAEAPDDVRSSSRDVELIVVTKFFPASDAAALYDSGVRSFGENRDQEASAKAFELSQYTSEDPPAWHYIGQLQSNKAKSVVKYASSVQSIDRISLVNALGKAYRTATERFEAEEGPAPAAASRGGLECLVQVGLDDAAATPGAAAQGARGGADPQDLEAIADRIAATDGLVLGGLMAVAPLGEDPARAFEKLWGLSVKLRQTYPQAWKISSGMSADMSEAIRWGSTSVRVGSAIMGQRPPHN
- a CDS encoding polyphenol oxidase family protein, which translates into the protein MSNDRTTEKTETAKDRFVAPLRHRVRLAHGVCVGFTGVEAGNLGLHVQGSSDPQDNRRGLERAMAVRSGSLLFLEQVHGTHVARADDAPVIPPGLTPHQERELAPVADAAVTATGRPLAIMTADCLPIVLTTEHDSTFGVAHAGRKGLLAGVLPNVVEALHELGMRQIHAWVGPAICGRCYEVPRQMLEASAPGHPGIAATTRWNTPGLDLPAAAQAQLEGLGVEVHREVLNECTYEDEGLYSHRRAPGRGRIAGLVWTPGT